From the genome of Psychroserpens ponticola, one region includes:
- a CDS encoding exodeoxyribonuclease III, with protein sequence MKIISYNVNGIRAAMKKDFIGWLTSANPDVICLQEIKAMKEQVDIEAIENAGYKYNYWFSAQKKGYSGVAILSKTEPKHVEYGTGIESMDFEGRNIRADFDDLSVMSMYLPSGTNSARLEHKFEYMDMIHQYLNDLRTEHPNLVVLGDYNICHEAIDIHNPKMKGVSGFLPEEREWLGNFIDSGFIDSFRFLHPEKQEYSWWSYRANSRANNKGWRLDYAMVSKPLQENIKRSVILSEAVHSDHCPILIEIQN encoded by the coding sequence ATGAAAATCATCTCATACAATGTCAACGGTATTCGTGCAGCTATGAAAAAAGACTTTATCGGTTGGCTTACAAGTGCAAATCCAGATGTGATTTGCTTACAAGAAATCAAAGCCATGAAAGAGCAAGTTGATATCGAAGCCATTGAAAATGCTGGTTATAAATACAACTATTGGTTTAGCGCTCAAAAAAAGGGTTACAGTGGTGTTGCTATTTTAAGTAAAACGGAACCAAAACATGTAGAATATGGAACTGGCATTGAATCTATGGATTTTGAAGGCCGAAATATTAGAGCAGATTTTGATGATCTCTCTGTAATGAGTATGTATTTGCCCTCTGGAACTAATAGTGCACGATTAGAACATAAGTTTGAATATATGGATATGATTCACCAATATTTGAATGATTTACGTACAGAACATCCAAATCTAGTTGTTCTTGGTGATTATAATATTTGTCATGAAGCTATTGACATTCACAATCCTAAAATGAAAGGTGTTTCTGGCTTTTTACCTGAAGAACGTGAATGGCTTGGAAACTTTATTGATAGTGGATTTATAGATTCCTTTCGATTTTTACATCCTGAAAAACAAGAATACTCTTGGTGGAGTTATAGAGCTAATTCTAGAGCAAATAATAAAGGTTGGCGTTTAGATTATGCGATGGTTAGTAAACCCTTACAAGAAAACATCAAACGAAGCGTTATCCTTTCGGAAGCAGTACATAGCGACCATTGTCCAATTTTAATTGAAATTCAAAACTAA
- a CDS encoding OmpA family protein translates to MFKKLSLIALTLILTTSCVSKKIYTDLEDKYAELKKENRKLSDSNQDLETALNQAKNDIANLQKDYEDTLAQRNKLQADYDATKTNLDNLNASYDALEKNSSASIAANSKKNRELLAQLEAKEQALAAENVRLEKIKQELEARSQRVAELENVIASKDAAMTNLKNAISKALTNFEGNGLTVEQRNGKVYVSMENKLLFESGSWAVGSKGKQAVKKLGEVLAENPEIAILIEGHTDNVPYKGNTQLSGNWDLSAKRATAIVNILRENDSINPENLTAAGRGEFAPIASNDTAEGKAQNRRIEVVLTPKLDEISKLLNEI, encoded by the coding sequence ATGTTTAAAAAATTGTCATTAATAGCACTGACTTTAATTCTAACAACCTCATGTGTATCTAAAAAAATCTATACAGACTTAGAAGATAAATATGCTGAATTAAAAAAAGAAAATCGAAAGTTATCAGATAGTAATCAGGATTTAGAAACCGCATTAAATCAAGCTAAAAACGATATTGCTAACCTTCAGAAAGATTATGAAGACACTTTAGCACAACGCAACAAATTACAAGCCGATTACGATGCTACTAAAACAAATCTTGATAATTTAAATGCGTCATATGATGCTTTAGAAAAAAATAGTTCAGCTTCAATTGCAGCAAATTCAAAGAAAAATCGTGAATTATTAGCACAATTGGAAGCTAAAGAACAAGCCTTAGCTGCTGAAAATGTTAGACTTGAAAAAATTAAGCAAGAATTAGAAGCTCGTTCACAACGTGTTGCCGAATTAGAAAATGTAATCGCATCAAAAGATGCCGCAATGACCAACTTAAAAAATGCCATTTCAAAAGCCTTAACTAATTTTGAAGGCAATGGCTTAACTGTTGAACAGCGTAACGGAAAGGTTTATGTATCGATGGAGAATAAATTATTATTCGAATCTGGAAGTTGGGCAGTTGGATCAAAGGGAAAACAAGCTGTGAAGAAATTAGGTGAAGTCCTTGCCGAAAATCCTGAAATCGCTATTTTAATTGAAGGACATACAGATAATGTACCTTATAAAGGAAATACTCAACTGAGTGGTAATTGGGATTTATCAGCAAAACGTGCAACGGCAATTGTAAATATCTTACGAGAAAATGACAGCATCAACCCAGAGAATCTAACAGCAGCTGGACGAGGTGAATTCGCACCAATTGCTAGTAATGATACAGCTGAAGGCAAAGCTCAAAATCGACGTATAGAAGTTGTATTAACGCCTAAACTCGATGAGATTTCTAAGCTTTTAAATGAAATTTAG
- a CDS encoding aldo/keto reductase: MRYTTLPKTDIKVSKICLGTMTFGNQNTQEEGFDQMDFALNKGVNFFDVAELYPVPATAETYAETERIIGRWFEKTGNRDKVVLGTKIAGTGDYTAHIRTSGFSKDALNEAVENSLKRLKTDYIDLYQLHWPERETNTFGVRDYVHNPSDQWTDNFNEILHNLDEIVKSGKVRQVGISNEKAWGTMRYLEESNKNELPRMTTIQNAYNLLNRVFEGDMAEVAIREEIGLLAYSPMAFGVLSGKYIKGTEGDNARLNLFPRFARYSSDKSTEATKRYLKIAEDNNMTLAQMSLAFVTDKPFMTSNIIGATSLEQLEENIDSIDIKLSDNILKAINEVHAEIPNPAP; this comes from the coding sequence ATGAGATATACAACACTTCCAAAAACAGATATAAAAGTTAGTAAAATATGCCTTGGCACAATGACTTTTGGCAATCAAAATACTCAAGAAGAAGGTTTTGATCAAATGGATTTTGCATTAAATAAAGGTGTTAATTTTTTTGATGTTGCCGAATTATATCCTGTTCCAGCAACTGCAGAAACCTATGCCGAAACAGAACGCATAATTGGTCGTTGGTTTGAAAAAACAGGCAATAGAGACAAAGTAGTTTTGGGAACAAAAATTGCTGGAACTGGTGATTACACTGCTCACATAAGAACTTCAGGATTTAGTAAAGACGCACTAAACGAAGCTGTTGAAAATAGCTTAAAGCGATTAAAAACAGATTATATTGATTTGTACCAATTACATTGGCCAGAACGTGAAACTAACACTTTTGGTGTTAGAGATTACGTCCATAATCCTAGCGATCAGTGGACCGATAATTTTAATGAAATTCTTCACAACCTAGATGAGATTGTGAAATCTGGAAAAGTACGTCAGGTTGGCATTTCAAATGAAAAAGCTTGGGGAACGATGCGTTATTTAGAAGAATCTAACAAAAATGAATTGCCAAGAATGACAACCATACAAAACGCATATAATTTATTAAATCGCGTTTTTGAAGGTGATATGGCAGAAGTTGCTATTCGTGAAGAGATTGGCTTATTAGCCTATTCACCAATGGCATTTGGTGTCTTATCTGGTAAATATATTAAAGGAACTGAAGGTGATAATGCAAGATTAAACCTTTTCCCAAGGTTTGCGAGATATAGTAGTGATAAATCTACTGAAGCTACAAAACGTTATTTAAAAATTGCGGAAGACAACAATATGACCTTAGCCCAAATGTCGTTAGCCTTTGTAACTGACAAACCTTTTATGACGAGTAATATAATTGGAGCAACTTCACTTGAGCAGCTAGAAGAAAATATTGATAGTATTGACATTAAACTAAGTGACAATATTCTAAAAGCGATTAATGAAGTTCATGCAGAGATTCCTAATCCTGCGCCTTAA